A genomic segment from Nocardia cyriacigeorgica GUH-2 encodes:
- the coaE gene encoding dephospho-CoA kinase, translating to MLRIGLTGGMGAGKSTVARILAERGAVVIDSDAIAREVVAPGTEGLAALVEAFGADILAADGSLDRPALAAKAFGDDESRARLNAITHPLVGRRTGELLAAAAPDAIVVQDIPLLVENGLAPLMNLVLVVDVAAETRIQRLVQFRGVAEVDARARISAQATDEQRRAVADVLLDNNGPAEAVEAEVHRLWDERLVPFEHNLRAGLVAERELRLVAPDPDWDAQAQRLIARLWVAAGNAASRIDHIGSTAVPGLLAKDVIDIQITVADLAAADGLRDALAAAGFPAKTHIVHDNPKPTAADPEGIDTELWAKRLHGSADPGRPANVHVRVAGSPGQQFALAFRDWLRADAAAREEYAQVKRDGAAKAAGLSGDEAMVAYLAVKEPWFDQAYSRAMRAAGEHEA from the coding sequence ATGTTACGAATCGGCCTCACCGGAGGTATGGGCGCCGGCAAGTCCACCGTGGCGCGAATCCTCGCCGAACGCGGCGCGGTGGTGATCGACTCCGACGCGATCGCGCGTGAGGTCGTCGCACCGGGCACCGAGGGTCTCGCCGCGTTGGTCGAGGCATTCGGCGCCGATATTCTCGCCGCCGACGGCAGCCTGGACCGGCCGGCGCTGGCGGCCAAGGCCTTCGGCGACGACGAGTCCCGCGCTCGCTTGAACGCGATCACCCATCCGCTGGTCGGCCGCCGCACCGGGGAACTGCTGGCCGCGGCCGCGCCGGATGCCATTGTGGTGCAGGATATTCCGCTGCTGGTGGAAAACGGTCTGGCGCCGTTGATGAATCTGGTGCTCGTGGTGGATGTGGCCGCCGAGACCCGAATTCAGCGGCTCGTGCAATTCCGTGGTGTTGCCGAAGTCGATGCGCGCGCCCGTATTTCGGCCCAGGCCACCGATGAACAGCGCCGCGCGGTCGCCGATGTGCTGCTGGATAACAATGGGCCGGCCGAGGCCGTCGAAGCCGAGGTGCACCGGCTGTGGGACGAGCGGCTGGTGCCGTTCGAACACAATCTGCGCGCGGGCTTGGTGGCCGAGCGCGAACTGCGGTTGGTGGCGCCGGATCCGGATTGGGACGCCCAGGCACAGCGATTGATCGCCCGGCTGTGGGTGGCCGCGGGAAACGCCGCCTCGCGCATCGACCACATCGGGTCCACCGCGGTGCCGGGGTTGCTCGCCAAGGACGTCATCGATATCCAGATCACCGTGGCCGATCTCGCCGCCGCCGACGGTCTGCGCGACGCACTCGCCGCAGCCGGGTTCCCGGCGAAGACCCACATCGTGCACGACAACCCGAAGCCGACCGCGGCCGACCCCGAGGGCATCGACACCGAACTGTGGGCCAAACGGCTGCACGGCAGCGCCGACCCCGGCCGTCCCGCCAATGTGCACGTGCGGGTCGCCGGCTCGCCCGGCCAGCAGTTCGCGCTGGCCTTCCGCGACTGGCTGCGCGCCGATGCCGCCGCGCGCGAGGAGTACGCGCAGGTCAAGCGGGACGGTGCGGCCAAGGCGGCGGGCCTGTCCGGCGACGAGGCGATGGTGGCCTACCTGGCGGTCAAGGAACCGTGGTTCGACCAGGCGTACTCGCGGGCCATGCGCGCGGCCGGCGAGCACGAGGCCTGA
- a CDS encoding DUF402 domain-containing protein, which yields MTQAPSVDVHRPKVEYFNVAELTNTDPKGFVRPVESYRVEPWGLYMARTADHPSFHYMESWLLPELSIRATVFHYTAAHLRNQDYYIDIGEFAEVEPKKWRSVDHYLDLLVRTGRDTRLLDVDELLAALQAGLVDAPTAERAIATATAAIDGIAAHGHDLLAWTASRGMPLTWL from the coding sequence ATGACTCAGGCACCATCCGTGGACGTGCACCGGCCGAAGGTGGAGTACTTCAACGTCGCCGAACTCACCAATACCGATCCCAAGGGGTTCGTGCGGCCGGTCGAGAGTTACCGCGTCGAACCATGGGGCCTGTACATGGCGCGCACCGCCGATCATCCGTCGTTCCATTACATGGAGTCGTGGCTGCTGCCCGAGCTGTCGATCCGGGCCACGGTCTTCCACTACACCGCCGCCCACCTGCGCAACCAGGACTACTACATCGACATCGGCGAATTCGCCGAGGTCGAGCCGAAGAAATGGCGGTCGGTGGACCACTACCTGGACCTGCTGGTGCGCACCGGTCGCGATACCCGGCTGCTCGATGTCGATGAGCTGCTAGCGGCGCTGCAAGCCGGTCTGGTGGACGCGCCCACCGCGGAACGGGCGATCGCCACCGCCACCGCCGCCATCGACGGCATCGCCGCGCACGGTCACGACCTGCTGGCCTGGACCGCCTCCCGCGGTATGCCGCTCACCTGGCTGTAG
- the uvrB gene encoding excinuclease ABC subunit UvrB, producing the protein MAFATEIPADEQGRTPLAHSEFRPVGEIARTGGRFEVVSPHQPAGDQPAAIDELERRIKAGERDVVLLGATGTGKSATTAWLIERVQRPTLVMAPNKTLAAQLANELREMLPNNAVEYFVSYYDYYQPEAYIAQTDTYIEKDSSINDDVERLRHSATSSLLSRRDVVVVASVSCIYGLGTPQSYLDRSVQLEVGTEVDRDALLRMLVDVQYTRNDMAFTRGSFRVRGDTVEIIPSYEELAVRIEFFGDEIEALYYLHPLTGDVVRQVDMLRIFPATHYVAGPDRMERAVHDIEAELEQRLAEFERQGKLLEAQRLRMRTQYDLEMIRQVGFCSGIENYSRHIDGRPAGSAPATLLDYFPEDFLLVIDESHVTVPQIGGMYEGDMSRKRNLVEYGFRLPSAIDNRPLTWEEFAERIGQTVYLSATPGNYELGQSGGEVVEQVIRPTGLVDPKVIVKPTKGQIDDLVHEIRQRTDRDERVLVTTLTKKMAEDLTDYLLGLGVRVRYLHSEIDTLRRVELLRQLRLGEYDVLVGINLLREGLDLPEVSLVAILDADKEGFLRSSTSLIQTIGRAARNVSGEVHMYADKITDSMQHAIDETERRRAKQIAYNEEMGIDPQPLRKKIADILDQVYQEADDEVAVGGSGRNASRGRRAQGEPGRAVSAGVIEGRDVKSMPRAELADLVKELTDQMMNAARELQFELAGRLRDEIADLKKELRGMDAAGLS; encoded by the coding sequence ATGGCATTCGCAACCGAGATCCCGGCCGACGAACAGGGCCGCACGCCGCTGGCGCATTCGGAGTTCCGCCCGGTGGGCGAGATCGCGCGTACCGGTGGCCGGTTCGAGGTCGTCAGCCCGCATCAGCCGGCGGGCGATCAGCCGGCCGCCATCGACGAGCTGGAACGCCGCATCAAGGCGGGGGAGCGCGATGTGGTGCTGCTGGGCGCCACCGGTACCGGTAAATCGGCCACCACCGCTTGGCTGATCGAGCGGGTGCAGCGGCCCACGCTGGTGATGGCGCCGAACAAGACGCTGGCGGCGCAGCTGGCCAATGAATTGCGCGAGATGCTGCCGAACAACGCGGTCGAGTACTTCGTTTCGTACTACGACTACTACCAGCCCGAGGCCTATATCGCGCAGACCGATACCTATATCGAGAAGGACAGCTCGATCAACGACGATGTCGAGCGGTTGCGCCATTCGGCGACGTCGAGCCTGCTCTCGCGCCGCGATGTGGTGGTGGTCGCCTCGGTGTCGTGCATCTACGGCCTCGGCACCCCGCAGTCCTACCTCGATCGATCGGTGCAGCTGGAGGTGGGCACCGAGGTCGACCGCGACGCGCTGCTGCGCATGCTGGTCGACGTGCAGTACACCCGCAACGATATGGCCTTCACCCGTGGCTCGTTCCGGGTGCGCGGCGATACCGTCGAGATCATCCCCTCCTATGAGGAGCTGGCGGTCCGCATCGAATTCTTCGGCGACGAGATCGAGGCGCTGTACTACCTGCATCCGCTCACCGGCGATGTGGTGCGGCAGGTCGATATGCTGCGCATCTTCCCGGCCACCCATTATGTGGCCGGCCCCGACCGGATGGAGCGCGCCGTCCACGATATCGAGGCCGAACTCGAGCAGCGGCTGGCCGAATTCGAGCGTCAGGGCAAATTGCTCGAGGCCCAGCGCCTGCGTATGCGCACCCAGTACGACCTGGAGATGATCCGCCAGGTCGGGTTCTGCTCCGGTATCGAGAACTATTCGCGCCATATCGACGGCCGGCCGGCCGGGTCGGCGCCGGCCACTCTGCTCGACTATTTCCCCGAGGATTTCCTGCTGGTCATCGACGAGTCGCATGTCACGGTGCCGCAGATCGGCGGCATGTACGAAGGCGATATGTCGCGCAAGCGCAATCTCGTCGAATACGGATTCCGGCTGCCGTCGGCCATCGACAACCGCCCGCTCACCTGGGAAGAGTTCGCCGAACGCATCGGTCAGACGGTGTATCTGTCCGCCACGCCCGGCAATTACGAGCTGGGCCAGTCCGGTGGTGAGGTGGTCGAGCAGGTCATCCGCCCGACGGGTCTGGTGGATCCGAAGGTGATCGTCAAACCGACCAAGGGCCAGATCGACGATCTGGTGCACGAGATCCGCCAGCGCACCGACCGCGACGAACGAGTCCTGGTCACCACGCTCACCAAGAAGATGGCCGAGGATCTCACCGACTATCTGCTCGGGCTCGGGGTGCGGGTGCGGTATCTGCATTCGGAGATCGACACCTTGCGCCGGGTGGAGTTGCTGCGCCAGCTGCGCCTCGGCGAATACGACGTGCTGGTCGGCATCAACCTGCTGCGTGAGGGCCTGGACCTGCCCGAGGTCTCGCTGGTGGCGATCCTCGACGCGGACAAGGAAGGCTTCCTGCGCAGCAGCACCAGCCTGATCCAGACCATCGGCCGCGCGGCCCGCAATGTGTCCGGTGAGGTGCACATGTACGCGGACAAGATCACCGATTCGATGCAGCACGCCATCGACGAGACCGAACGCCGCCGGGCCAAGCAGATCGCCTACAACGAGGAAATGGGCATCGACCCGCAGCCGCTGCGCAAGAAGATCGCCGACATCCTCGATCAGGTGTACCAGGAGGCCGACGACGAGGTGGCCGTCGGCGGGTCGGGCCGCAATGCCAGTCGCGGCCGGCGCGCCCAGGGTGAGCCGGGGCGGGCGGTGAGCGCGGGCGTCATCGAGGGGCGCGACGTCAAGTCGATGCCGCGCGCCGAGCTGGCCGATCTGGTGAAGGAACTGACCGACCAGATGATGAACGCGGCACGGGAACTGCAATTCGAGCTGGCCGGTCGCCTGCGCGATGAGATCGCGGATCTGAAGAAGGAACTGCGTGGGATGGATGCGGCCGGGCTGAGCTGA
- a CDS encoding PadR family transcriptional regulator, producing the protein MSLRYAVLGLVAELDGASGYDLVRLFEMSLGNVWSATQSQIYAELGKLTDDGLIEVAAVGPRGRKEYAVTEPGRVQLHRWLAETTPKPIGRDEAMMRIFLLGRLGPEAAMRFLDEQAAALEAERADTIELEQSIPWGEDDFSFYGHLVLDYGKQFIAFRRDWYRRAREQVEAREKSRSAE; encoded by the coding sequence ATGAGTCTGCGCTATGCCGTCCTGGGACTGGTCGCTGAATTGGACGGCGCCAGTGGATACGACCTGGTGCGGTTGTTCGAGATGTCGCTGGGCAACGTCTGGTCGGCCACCCAGAGTCAGATCTACGCCGAACTGGGCAAACTGACCGACGACGGCTTGATCGAGGTCGCCGCGGTGGGTCCGCGGGGTCGCAAGGAATACGCCGTCACCGAGCCGGGGCGGGTGCAACTGCATCGCTGGCTCGCCGAGACCACCCCCAAGCCCATCGGCCGCGACGAGGCCATGATGCGGATCTTCCTGCTCGGACGCCTCGGACCGGAGGCTGCGATGCGTTTCCTGGACGAACAGGCCGCAGCTCTCGAGGCGGAGCGGGCGGACACGATCGAGCTGGAGCAGTCGATCCCCTGGGGCGAGGACGACTTCTCCTTCTACGGCCATCTGGTGCTGGACTACGGCAAGCAGTTCATCGCTTTCCGGCGCGACTGGTATCGCCGCGCCCGGGAGCAGGTCGAGGCGCGCGAGAAGTCGCGTTCAGCCGAGTAG
- a CDS encoding carotenoid oxygenase family protein encodes MTSTRPAWLTGHMAPVPDEIDAVALEVTGALPAELTGRYLRNGPNPAPGQVSGHWFTGPGMLHGIRLRDGRAEWYRNRWVRTTAFTDGAPFLREDFSVDRTAVSANTHVIPHADRIFALVEAGFPYEVTPDLDTIGPCDFGGRLTTAMTAHPKQDPVSGDLLFFGYGFRPPYLTYHRLSAAGELVESREVPVPGPTMMHDFAITENHVIWLDLPVVFDIELAAGAGGMPYRWDAGYGARLGVMPRAGGPVRWFDIEPCYIFHVGNAYEHDGRIVVDGARYRPEDFAAIWSGIGGTPTSAIDRAAAGARMHRWTLDPATGAVAETSIDDRIVEFPTHNDTLTGCGHRYLYTVSSDAIVKYDLDTGRSAAVDAEHPGEAVFVPADGRRAEDEGWLLSLVADELRVLDATDMSPVASVRLPRRVPAGFHGSWIPDAG; translated from the coding sequence ATGACCAGCACCCGACCTGCCTGGCTGACCGGACACATGGCACCCGTGCCGGACGAGATCGACGCTGTCGCGCTGGAGGTGACCGGTGCGCTCCCCGCGGAACTGACCGGCCGCTACCTCCGCAACGGACCGAATCCGGCACCAGGCCAGGTGAGCGGCCATTGGTTCACCGGCCCCGGCATGCTGCACGGCATCCGGCTGCGCGACGGTCGCGCCGAGTGGTACCGCAACCGCTGGGTGCGCACCACGGCCTTCACCGACGGTGCGCCCTTCTTGCGCGAGGATTTCAGCGTCGACCGGACCGCGGTGAGTGCCAATACGCACGTAATCCCGCACGCCGACCGGATCTTCGCGCTGGTCGAAGCCGGTTTCCCGTACGAGGTGACGCCGGACCTGGACACCATCGGACCCTGTGACTTCGGGGGCCGGCTTACCACCGCGATGACCGCTCACCCCAAGCAGGATCCGGTCTCCGGCGACCTGCTGTTCTTCGGTTACGGGTTCCGGCCGCCCTATCTGACCTATCACCGGTTGTCGGCGGCGGGGGAACTGGTCGAGAGCCGCGAGGTACCGGTGCCGGGCCCGACGATGATGCACGACTTCGCGATCACCGAGAACCACGTCATCTGGCTCGACCTCCCGGTGGTCTTCGACATCGAGCTCGCGGCCGGAGCGGGCGGGATGCCCTATCGCTGGGACGCCGGCTACGGTGCGCGGCTCGGCGTGATGCCGCGCGCGGGCGGCCCGGTCCGGTGGTTCGATATCGAGCCCTGCTACATATTTCACGTCGGCAACGCCTACGAACACGACGGCCGGATCGTCGTCGACGGCGCGCGTTACCGTCCCGAGGATTTCGCCGCCATCTGGTCCGGAATCGGCGGTACGCCGACCAGTGCGATCGACCGGGCAGCAGCCGGGGCGCGCATGCATCGCTGGACCCTCGATCCGGCCACCGGTGCTGTCGCCGAGACGAGCATTGACGACCGCATCGTCGAATTCCCTACTCATAACGACACTCTCACCGGCTGTGGCCACCGCTATCTCTACACGGTGAGCTCCGATGCGATCGTGAAATACGACCTAGACACCGGCCGTTCGGCGGCGGTGGATGCCGAGCATCCCGGCGAGGCGGTGTTCGTCCCGGCCGACGGACGCCGAGCCGAAGACGAGGGCTGGCTGCTGTCCCTCGTCGCCGACGAGCTGCGGGTGCTCGACGCCACCGACATGTCACCGGTGGCGTCGGTGCGACTCCCGCGCCGGGTCCCGGCCGGCTTCCACGGCAGCTGGATACCCGACGCGGGCTGA
- a CDS encoding VOC family protein, which yields MTSTVNPIPAGYHSITCFLAVADANKAIDFYTEVFGAELITRNDLPDGQAAHAELKIGDSTLQVGMPIPDNGVLAPNGEWVHTSIVHYCPDADAAVARAVERGARCVEEPQTFVTGDRFGVLIDPFGHRWAVMTKVEDVSREEAERRVNEWLATQG from the coding sequence ATGACAAGCACCGTGAACCCGATTCCCGCCGGCTACCACTCCATCACCTGTTTCCTGGCCGTCGCCGACGCCAACAAGGCCATCGATTTCTATACCGAGGTCTTCGGCGCCGAGCTGATCACCCGCAACGATCTGCCCGACGGTCAGGCCGCGCACGCGGAACTGAAGATCGGCGATTCCACGCTCCAGGTGGGCATGCCGATTCCGGACAACGGGGTGCTCGCACCGAACGGCGAATGGGTGCACACCTCCATCGTGCACTACTGCCCCGATGCCGACGCGGCCGTCGCCCGGGCGGTCGAGCGCGGCGCCCGCTGCGTCGAAGAACCGCAGACCTTCGTCACCGGGGACCGCTTCGGCGTGCTCATCGACCCGTTCGGCCACCGGTGGGCGGTGATGACCAAGGTCGAGGACGTGTCGAGGGAAGAGGCCGAGCGCCGCGTCAACGAGTGGCTGGCCACCCAGGGCTGA
- a CDS encoding helix-turn-helix domain-containing protein yields MAERGDRGALTGRKGILHPDEQARYRTLNRLPAGPAVAEVIDWYWSVRWDLRGRAPYLAQVLPFPCVNVTFEQSEIKTGGFVNGVCTTKFVRELSGAGETFGIRFRAGGFGAFTGLDVGEFRDRTVALAEVLPEADRLTGAVLAESSDAGRRDIVESFFARGPAAPDPNYDLVLRIVEAMAADPELTRVDQVTERFAVSIRTLQRLFRRYVGAGPKWVLRRYRLQDAADLLARGRVEDLAALSAELGYYDQAHFTREFTAEVGMAPLEYAKHSVRARNEVTAKMLPRGEEIPDQFR; encoded by the coding sequence ATGGCCGAGCGCGGTGATCGCGGCGCCCTCACCGGGCGCAAAGGGATCCTGCATCCGGACGAGCAGGCCCGCTACCGCACGCTGAACCGGCTGCCGGCCGGACCAGCGGTGGCCGAGGTCATCGACTGGTACTGGTCGGTGCGCTGGGACCTGCGCGGCCGGGCACCGTATCTGGCGCAGGTGCTGCCGTTTCCGTGCGTGAACGTCACCTTCGAGCAATCGGAGATCAAGACCGGCGGCTTCGTCAACGGGGTCTGCACCACCAAGTTCGTCCGCGAATTGTCCGGCGCCGGGGAGACTTTCGGGATCCGGTTCCGGGCGGGCGGATTCGGCGCCTTCACCGGCCTCGATGTCGGCGAATTCCGCGACCGGACCGTCGCGCTGGCCGAGGTGTTGCCCGAGGCCGACCGTCTCACCGGGGCGGTGCTGGCTGAGTCCTCCGACGCGGGCCGCCGCGATATCGTCGAATCCTTCTTCGCCCGTGGCCCCGCCGCGCCGGACCCGAACTACGATCTGGTGCTACGCATCGTCGAGGCGATGGCCGCCGATCCGGAACTGACCCGGGTCGATCAGGTCACCGAACGGTTCGCGGTCTCCATCCGCACCCTGCAACGGCTGTTCCGCCGCTACGTCGGCGCGGGCCCGAAGTGGGTGCTGCGCCGCTACCGGCTGCAGGACGCCGCCGATCTGCTCGCCCGCGGCCGGGTCGAGGATCTCGCCGCGCTGTCGGCCGAGTTGGGCTATTACGACCAGGCCCATTTCACCCGGGAATTCACCGCGGAAGTGGGAATGGCGCCGCTGGAATACGCCAAGCATTCGGTGCGGGCCCGCAACGAGGTCACCGCGAAAATGCTGCCGCGCGGCGAAGAGATACCGGATCAGTTCCGATAG
- a CDS encoding DoxX family protein: MDVVVLIGRVLFVVLFLGSAFGHFTQTEAMTGYAQSRGVPSPKAGVLASGVLMVLGALSVLLGIWADLGALLLFIMLLPTAVLMHAFWSETDEQAKQTEMIQFNKDLALAGASLMLFAFFAHTDELGLTITGPLFSM; this comes from the coding sequence ATGGATGTCGTGGTGTTGATCGGCCGGGTGTTGTTCGTGGTGCTCTTTCTCGGTTCGGCCTTCGGTCACTTCACCCAGACCGAGGCGATGACCGGCTATGCGCAGAGCCGGGGTGTGCCCTCACCCAAGGCCGGCGTGCTCGCCTCGGGCGTGCTGATGGTGCTCGGTGCGCTGAGTGTGCTGCTCGGCATCTGGGCCGATCTCGGTGCGCTGCTGCTGTTCATCATGCTGCTGCCCACGGCCGTGCTGATGCACGCGTTCTGGTCCGAGACCGATGAGCAGGCCAAGCAGACCGAGATGATCCAGTTCAACAAGGATCTCGCGCTGGCGGGCGCGTCGCTGATGCTGTTCGCCTTCTTCGCCCACACCGACGAACTGGGATTGACCATCACCGGGCCACTTTTCAGCATGTGA
- a CDS encoding universal stress protein, with the protein MTAYRTIVVGTDGSDSSYVAVDKAAALAGAAGSTLIVACAYYPTDDREVAAAADVLKDEAYQVRGSAPTNEILRTARDRATAAGAKEIVERAIVGEPVESLLDLVKETQADLLVVGNRGLNTLTGRLLGSVPSDVARKSRSDVLIVHTVR; encoded by the coding sequence ATGACCGCCTACCGGACCATTGTCGTCGGTACCGATGGCTCGGACTCGTCGTATGTCGCCGTCGACAAGGCCGCCGCACTGGCCGGGGCCGCCGGCTCGACCCTGATCGTGGCCTGCGCCTACTACCCGACCGATGACCGTGAGGTCGCCGCGGCCGCCGATGTGCTCAAGGACGAGGCCTACCAGGTGCGCGGTTCCGCGCCGACCAACGAGATCCTGCGCACCGCCCGCGACCGGGCCACCGCCGCGGGAGCCAAGGAGATCGTCGAGCGCGCCATCGTCGGCGAGCCGGTCGAATCGCTGCTCGACCTGGTCAAGGAGACCCAGGCCGATCTGCTCGTGGTCGGTAACCGCGGCCTCAACACCCTGACCGGGCGCCTGCTCGGCTCGGTGCCCTCGGACGTCGCGCGCAAGTCGCGCTCGGACGTCCTCATCGTGCACACCGTTCGCTGA
- a CDS encoding HelD family protein gives MPDAAPAPQPGADTEIAREQSHLNVLYDRLDGMRKYATERLRTVLLETGGTPQARSERESFTQLYTEDLAKYDAAEHGLCFGRIDLDGDGSEDEAGAERRYIGRLGILDEHNDYETLLLDWRAPLARPFYLATTAAPDGVLRRRHIRSRNRRVTAINDEYLDLDAARRAGVTEDDGGVGSESALLSALNAARTGHMNDIVETIQSEQDAIIRAEHKSVLVVQGGPGTGKTAVALHRAAYLLYTYRQQLAKAGVLIIGPNATFLDYIGQVLPSLGETGVLLSTIGDLYPGVKATREDSLRAGEIKGSLNILEVLKQAVRDRQEVPSEPIALSFDGYPLTLNRKIVTKARGRARSSRRPHNLARPIFASSVIDALTEQLAATMGADPIDGGRSLLSSTDLAEIADEMRSDPQIQRAISALWPILTPQQVLADLLADPARLDRVASSLDPADRAELLRPDTGEFSAADAPLLDELAELLGIDDAEERERARRRWRAQLAEAQDALDILTGSAPQDLEDELDPEILMAYDLIDASQLAERQQVRTRQTTAERAAGDRTWTYGHVIVDEAQELSEMAWRMVMRRIPNRWMTVVGDVAQTGDPAGASTWQAVLEPYVAKRWKRTELTVNYRTPAEIMAVAAPVLAAIDPQAQVPRSVRETGHPPQAHRCEGAELGTELARLLAAERGPGTTAVIVPHELSTELAEVAAESVRVLTVHEVKGLEFDAVYLIEPDRIIGESPRGLNDLYVALTRATQRLTVLHSTDLPEVLSALEA, from the coding sequence ATCCCGGACGCCGCACCCGCACCGCAGCCGGGCGCCGACACCGAGATCGCCCGGGAACAGTCGCACCTGAACGTGCTCTACGACCGCCTCGACGGCATGCGCAAGTACGCCACCGAACGCCTGCGCACCGTGCTGCTCGAGACCGGCGGCACCCCGCAGGCCCGCAGCGAACGCGAGTCGTTCACCCAGCTCTACACCGAGGACCTGGCCAAATACGACGCCGCCGAACACGGACTGTGCTTCGGCCGCATCGACCTCGACGGCGACGGGTCCGAGGACGAGGCCGGAGCCGAGCGCCGCTACATCGGCCGCCTCGGCATCCTCGACGAACACAACGACTACGAGACCCTGCTACTGGACTGGCGCGCGCCCTTGGCCCGGCCGTTCTACCTGGCCACCACCGCGGCACCCGACGGTGTGCTGCGGCGGCGCCACATCCGTTCCCGCAATCGCCGGGTCACCGCGATCAACGACGAATACCTGGATCTGGATGCGGCCCGGCGCGCCGGCGTCACCGAGGACGACGGCGGCGTCGGCAGCGAGAGCGCCCTGCTATCGGCGTTGAACGCCGCCCGCACCGGCCACATGAACGACATCGTCGAGACCATCCAGAGCGAGCAGGACGCCATCATCCGCGCCGAGCACAAGAGCGTGCTGGTGGTGCAGGGCGGTCCGGGTACCGGCAAGACCGCGGTCGCGCTGCATCGCGCCGCCTACCTGCTCTACACCTATCGTCAGCAGCTGGCCAAGGCCGGTGTGCTGATCATCGGGCCGAACGCGACCTTCCTCGACTACATCGGCCAGGTGCTGCCGTCGCTGGGTGAGACCGGTGTGCTGCTGTCGACCATCGGCGACCTGTATCCCGGGGTGAAGGCGACCCGCGAGGATTCGCTGCGCGCCGGGGAGATCAAGGGCTCGCTGAACATCCTGGAAGTGCTCAAACAGGCGGTGCGGGACCGGCAGGAAGTGCCGTCCGAGCCGATCGCGCTGAGCTTCGACGGATACCCGCTGACGCTCAACCGCAAGATCGTCACCAAGGCCAGGGGCCGGGCCCGCTCCTCTCGGCGCCCGCACAACCTGGCCCGCCCGATCTTCGCCTCTTCGGTCATCGACGCGCTCACCGAGCAGCTGGCCGCCACCATGGGCGCCGATCCCATCGACGGTGGCCGCAGCCTGCTCAGCAGCACCGACCTGGCCGAGATCGCCGACGAGATGCGGTCGGACCCGCAGATCCAGCGCGCGATCAGCGCGCTGTGGCCGATCCTCACCCCACAGCAGGTCCTGGCCGATCTGCTCGCCGATCCGGCCCGGCTGGATCGGGTCGCGAGCTCGCTGGATCCGGCCGACCGGGCCGAATTGCTGCGCCCGGACACCGGGGAGTTCAGCGCCGCCGACGCCCCGCTGCTCGACGAGTTGGCCGAACTGCTCGGCATCGATGACGCCGAGGAACGCGAACGCGCCCGCCGCCGCTGGCGCGCCCAACTGGCCGAGGCCCAGGATGCGCTCGACATCCTCACCGGTTCCGCGCCACAGGATCTCGAAGACGAACTCGACCCGGAGATCCTGATGGCCTACGACCTGATCGATGCCAGTCAGCTGGCCGAACGCCAGCAGGTGCGTACCCGCCAGACCACTGCCGAACGCGCGGCCGGCGACCGGACCTGGACCTACGGCCACGTCATCGTGGACGAGGCGCAGGAGCTGTCGGAGATGGCGTGGCGGATGGTGATGCGCCGGATCCCGAACCGCTGGATGACGGTGGTCGGCGACGTCGCCCAGACCGGCGATCCGGCGGGCGCGTCCACCTGGCAGGCGGTGCTGGAACCGTATGTGGCCAAACGCTGGAAGCGCACCGAGCTGACCGTGAACTACCGCACGCCCGCCGAGATCATGGCGGTGGCGGCGCCGGTCCTGGCGGCCATCGACCCGCAAGCGCAGGTGCCGCGGTCGGTCCGCGAGACCGGGCATCCGCCGCAGGCACATCGATGCGAGGGAGCGGAGCTGGGCACCGAACTCGCGCGACTACTCGCGGCCGAGCGCGGGCCGGGAACCACGGCGGTGATCGTGCCGCACGAGTTGTCCACCGAGCTGGCCGAGGTGGCGGCGGAATCGGTGCGCGTGCTGACGGTGCACGAGGTGAAGGGCCTGGAATTCGACGCGGTGTATCTGATCGAGCCGGACCGGATCATCGGCGAATCACCGCGCGGGCTCAATGATCTCTACGTCGCGCTCACCCGCGCGACGCAGCGGCTGACGGTGCTGCACAGCACGGATCTGCCCGAGGTACTCAGCGCCCTCGAGGCGTGA